The Longimicrobiales bacterium genome has a segment encoding these proteins:
- a CDS encoding NAD(P)/FAD-dependent oxidoreductase has product MPNAERYDAIVIGGGHNGLVNAGYLARAGLNTLVLERRHLVGGAAITEELIPGFKFTTFSYAISLMRPEIVQDLELVKHGMMVLPLINTFQPGLDGEYLFLGADSDANYHEIARISIEDAEASRDLDHLIARLARALKPWMDRIPPNSRSSDPADIAQLAELRDYMDGLDPEVRGLMQKFYDCSAAEILDEYFENDLVKSLYASSGIIGSKCGPRDKESGLVWLFHKMGDYDGEPGHWGFHKGGNGGFTQVLARALEAFGGSIRTHAGVERVLHEDGRAVGVSLADGSTIEADLVVSALDPRQTFTRLVDPADLPEDLVQHVSDYKFQGTAAKVNFALSGVPEFPGLEGREDLFMGFTNLGPSIDYLEEAFADCKAGRFSRRPFLDCCVQSTLDPDMSPPGKHIMSCFVMYAPYHLAESDWDSERENLGDTVQQTIEEFFPGFSDLILHREIVTPLDIEKIVGLSEGNIFAGELFESQLFLNRPAPGWNQYRTPIAGYYQCGSGTHPGGCVTGGPGKLAAEQILGDRSR; this is encoded by the coding sequence ATGCCGAACGCAGAGCGTTATGACGCGATCGTCATCGGTGGTGGCCACAACGGACTGGTCAATGCGGGATATCTCGCTCGAGCTGGCCTGAATACGCTGGTTCTCGAGCGTCGGCACCTCGTAGGGGGAGCCGCGATTACCGAAGAGCTGATTCCGGGCTTCAAGTTCACCACGTTCTCGTATGCCATCAGCCTGATGCGCCCGGAGATCGTCCAGGACTTGGAACTCGTGAAGCACGGCATGATGGTGCTGCCGCTTATCAACACGTTCCAGCCGGGCCTGGACGGAGAGTATCTCTTCCTGGGCGCTGACTCGGATGCGAACTACCACGAGATCGCGCGGATCTCGATCGAGGACGCAGAGGCGTCTCGCGACCTCGATCATCTGATCGCTCGTCTGGCCAGGGCTCTAAAGCCATGGATGGATCGTATCCCGCCCAACAGCCGCAGTTCGGATCCCGCGGACATCGCCCAGCTCGCCGAGCTTCGCGACTACATGGACGGACTCGACCCCGAGGTGCGGGGCTTGATGCAGAAATTCTACGACTGCAGCGCTGCGGAAATCTTGGACGAGTACTTCGAGAACGACCTTGTGAAGTCCCTATATGCGTCGAGTGGGATCATCGGCAGCAAGTGTGGGCCGCGGGACAAAGAATCCGGCCTTGTCTGGCTCTTCCACAAGATGGGCGACTACGACGGTGAGCCGGGTCACTGGGGCTTCCACAAGGGCGGCAACGGCGGCTTCACGCAGGTCTTGGCGCGGGCCCTAGAGGCCTTTGGTGGGAGCATTCGGACCCATGCAGGAGTGGAGCGTGTGTTGCACGAGGACGGGCGCGCCGTTGGCGTTTCTTTAGCGGACGGATCTACGATCGAAGCGGATCTCGTGGTGAGTGCTCTTGATCCCCGGCAGACGTTCACTCGATTGGTCGATCCAGCGGATCTTCCTGAAGACCTCGTGCAGCACGTATCGGACTACAAGTTCCAGGGCACCGCGGCCAAGGTGAATTTTGCCCTCTCAGGAGTCCCCGAATTTCCGGGGCTCGAGGGCCGGGAGGATCTGTTCATGGGCTTCACCAACCTGGGCCCGTCCATCGATTACCTGGAAGAAGCGTTTGCCGACTGTAAGGCCGGACGGTTCAGCCGGCGGCCTTTTCTGGATTGCTGCGTTCAGTCCACACTGGACCCCGACATGAGCCCTCCGGGAAAACACATCATGTCGTGTTTTGTCATGTACGCACCCTATCACTTGGCGGAGAGCGATTGGGACAGCGAGAGAGAAAACTTGGGTGACACCGTGCAGCAGACAATCGAGGAGTTCTTTCCGGGATTCAGCGATTTGATCTTGCACCGCGAAATCGTCACTCCACTCGACATCGAGAAGATTGTCGGCCTGAGCGAAGGCAACATCTTCGCGGGCGAACTCTTTGAATCTCAGCTGTTCTTGAATCGGCCGGCACCGGGTTGGAATCAGTACAGGACGCCGATTGCGGGGTACTACCAATGTGGCTCGGGGACGCATCCGGGTGGGTGTGTCACGGGTGGGCCCGGGAAGCTGGCTGCGGAGCAGATCCTGGGGGATCGATCCCGATGA
- a CDS encoding acetylornithine deacetylase/succinyl-diaminopimelate desuccinylase family protein yields MNTPDSVPAPVVDRILKAVDSVTDEVVDFTSELVRIPTVNPPGDVYEDCARAIGARLDQFGFEVEYHTAEERPEHTKEHPRVNVVGTLHGSRPNPLVHLNGHFDVVPVGDGWTVDPFGGEVKDGRIYGRGVADMKAGIAAAVYAVEAIRRAGVRLLGTVEVSGTVDEESGGWAGMAHLAKKGRLAKGRTDAVIIPEPLNVDRICIGHRGVYWFEIEAMGHIGHGSMPFLGTSAIEHMGAVIDTMRRELLPTFAQRTTAAPVVPPGARQATLNINALHGGQPLGDIQSPCVADRCTAVFDRRFLIEEGFEDVRGEIVSLLDGIKDEIPEFKWNLKDLMVVHPTRTPDDASVVKALGTAISRVLGRDATLVASPGTYDHKHVARIAGVENCVAYGPGILELAHQPDEWCSIEDLVNATRVLAMAIVDLVGVENVG; encoded by the coding sequence ATGAACACACCGGACTCCGTGCCCGCCCCTGTTGTCGACCGAATCCTCAAGGCCGTCGATTCTGTTACGGACGAGGTGGTGGACTTCACCTCCGAACTCGTCCGAATCCCCACGGTCAATCCGCCCGGTGACGTGTACGAGGACTGTGCCCGGGCCATTGGCGCGCGACTGGATCAGTTCGGTTTCGAGGTGGAATACCACACCGCTGAGGAACGCCCGGAACACACCAAGGAGCACCCCCGGGTCAACGTGGTGGGCACGCTCCACGGGAGCCGTCCGAACCCGTTGGTCCATCTCAACGGGCACTTCGACGTGGTCCCCGTCGGGGATGGCTGGACCGTGGACCCCTTTGGGGGCGAGGTGAAGGACGGGCGTATCTACGGAAGGGGCGTGGCCGACATGAAGGCCGGCATCGCGGCAGCGGTCTACGCGGTGGAAGCCATCCGCCGAGCAGGGGTTCGCCTCCTGGGCACGGTGGAGGTCTCGGGCACCGTGGACGAGGAAAGCGGCGGTTGGGCCGGTATGGCCCACCTGGCCAAGAAGGGCCGACTGGCCAAGGGCCGCACCGACGCGGTGATCATCCCCGAGCCTCTGAACGTGGACCGCATCTGCATCGGCCATCGCGGTGTGTATTGGTTCGAGATCGAAGCTATGGGCCACATCGGACATGGGAGTATGCCCTTCCTCGGGACCAGCGCCATCGAGCACATGGGTGCGGTCATCGACACCATGCGCAGGGAGCTCCTTCCCACCTTCGCCCAACGCACCACGGCAGCGCCGGTGGTTCCCCCTGGGGCCCGCCAGGCCACCCTGAACATCAATGCGTTGCACGGCGGGCAGCCCCTGGGTGACATCCAGTCTCCCTGTGTGGCGGACCGCTGCACCGCCGTCTTCGATCGGCGGTTTCTTATTGAGGAAGGGTTCGAGGACGTCCGGGGCGAAATCGTCTCGCTCCTGGATGGCATCAAGGACGAGATCCCCGAGTTCAAGTGGAACCTGAAGGACCTCATGGTGGTGCATCCCACGCGCACGCCCGACGACGCTTCGGTGGTCAAAGCGCTGGGCACTGCCATCTCCCGTGTATTGGGTCGGGATGCCACGCTGGTGGCCAGCCCGGGCACCTACGACCACAAGCACGTGGCCCGCATCGCAGGTGTGGAGAACTGCGTGGCCTACGGCCCCGGCATCCTGGAGTTGGCGCACCAGCCAGACGAGTGGTGCTCCATCGAGGACTTAGTGAACGCTACCCGGGTGCTGGCTATGGCCATCGTGGACCTGGTGGGCGTGGAAAACGTGGGCTGA
- a CDS encoding YaeQ family protein has translation MALPSTVHTIEVSLSHMDRGVYEQVSLKAARHPSETEEYFLTRLLAYCLEFVEGITFSKGGVSDPDDPPLMIKDLTGAWKSWVEIGAPNAARLHQASKASPRVALYTHKEPRILMRSYEGQRIHKAEEVEIYAIDRDFLASLVDSLDRRIEWALSVTDSQLFLDVGGASYGGAVERLSLPG, from the coding sequence ATGGCCCTCCCCTCGACTGTGCACACCATCGAAGTCTCCCTCAGCCACATGGACCGTGGAGTGTACGAGCAGGTGAGCCTCAAGGCAGCCCGCCATCCCTCGGAGACCGAGGAGTATTTTCTGACGCGGCTACTCGCCTACTGCCTCGAATTCGTTGAGGGGATCACGTTCTCCAAGGGCGGCGTCTCAGATCCCGACGATCCGCCGCTCATGATCAAGGATCTCACCGGAGCGTGGAAGAGTTGGGTCGAGATCGGAGCCCCCAATGCTGCGCGCCTCCACCAGGCGAGCAAGGCGAGTCCGCGCGTTGCGCTATACACACATAAGGAGCCACGAATCTTGATGCGTAGCTACGAGGGCCAGCGCATACACAAGGCGGAGGAAGTCGAGATCTACGCGATCGACCGGGACTTCTTGGCCTCTCTCGTCGACAGTCTCGACCGCCGCATTGAGTGGGCGCTCTCGGTGACCGACAGCCAGTTGTTCTTGGACGTGGGCGGTGCATCATACGGCGGCGCCGTCGAACGACTGTCACTTCCCGGCTGA
- a CDS encoding serine hydrolase, translated as MKRLMRLSIPLLSTFVLVPSILFAQTPIRAGQMQAGSLSTGDTLEYTFEAEDDFLLYGEANQISVDVVVSLVNAEGQQIQQWDGPGRGAEAFSRALQGEGSYTLRIAPFEDEEGDFTVEILQLEKKSDNPGRLADQLMFAYDRPGAPGGAVRVWRDGRTLLSRTYGLADLTHGIEFEASTPTNIGSTSKQFTAFAVMLEQEAGRLSLDDDFRDHLPDSDFPDFGETITIRNLLNHTSGLREFLNLYAMTGADTRVLTRDDVLRAVERQPALQNSPGAEFNYNNTAFSLAAQIVEQTSGQDFDDYVREEIFQPLGMNDSYVRMTPETIIPGRSDGYTPGGEGWTAPGDLGGAVGAGGIYASMEDLERWGQNLLEPRVGTLEMVEAMMTEFTLTDGEGSGYGLGLFIDEQRGLRRVHHGGADVSHRSMIVYYPELNAGLTVQSNASTFNSGGTAFSLGAAYFGDEMEPAEEADVPEAEGEFDLESYDPADFERLSGSYTLDPAPQMVARVWYEDGTYYGQLTGQQALEIRPTGRNSFEFIEVAATLVFEDGEPAPGMTLYQNGQEVHATRVEEDESEETPETWEPTVADLEAFVGRYFSEEVETFYDVVLVHPEEGEEAEPYLEFRQLRMGEMRLAATQADTFSAGGLTLDFERDRHGVVSAIYLDMTRSRDVRAERIR; from the coding sequence ATGAAAAGGCTCATGCGCCTTTCGATTCCACTGCTCTCCACCTTCGTGCTCGTTCCCTCCATTCTGTTCGCGCAGACGCCGATCCGCGCCGGACAGATGCAGGCCGGCTCACTGAGCACCGGAGACACGCTGGAGTACACGTTCGAGGCTGAAGATGACTTCCTGCTCTACGGTGAGGCCAACCAGATCTCGGTCGATGTGGTTGTCTCTCTCGTCAACGCAGAAGGGCAACAGATCCAGCAGTGGGATGGCCCGGGCCGAGGCGCCGAAGCGTTCTCTCGGGCGCTTCAGGGGGAGGGGTCCTACACGCTCCGGATCGCACCCTTCGAAGACGAGGAGGGTGACTTCACCGTCGAGATCCTCCAACTCGAGAAGAAGTCGGACAACCCCGGACGGCTCGCGGACCAGCTCATGTTCGCGTACGACCGGCCGGGCGCCCCCGGGGGCGCGGTCCGCGTGTGGCGCGACGGGCGCACGCTCTTGTCTCGCACATACGGTCTTGCGGACCTGACGCACGGCATCGAATTCGAGGCCAGCACGCCCACCAACATCGGATCGACGTCCAAGCAGTTCACCGCCTTCGCCGTAATGCTGGAACAAGAAGCCGGGCGCCTGAGTCTGGACGACGACTTCCGAGACCACTTGCCCGACTCCGATTTCCCCGACTTCGGCGAGACGATCACCATCCGTAACTTGTTGAACCACACATCCGGCCTGCGGGAGTTCCTGAACCTCTACGCCATGACGGGCGCGGACACACGCGTGCTCACGCGTGATGACGTACTCCGGGCAGTAGAGCGCCAGCCGGCCCTCCAGAACTCGCCGGGGGCGGAGTTCAACTACAACAACACCGCCTTCTCGCTGGCCGCCCAGATCGTCGAGCAGACGTCGGGGCAGGACTTCGACGATTACGTGCGGGAAGAGATCTTCCAGCCACTAGGCATGAACGATTCCTACGTCCGAATGACGCCGGAGACGATCATTCCTGGACGCTCAGACGGATACACGCCGGGCGGTGAGGGCTGGACCGCGCCGGGTGACCTCGGTGGGGCCGTAGGCGCAGGCGGCATCTATGCCTCCATGGAAGACCTCGAGCGGTGGGGCCAGAACCTGCTCGAGCCCCGTGTCGGGACCCTTGAGATGGTCGAAGCCATGATGACCGAGTTCACGCTTACCGATGGCGAGGGCAGCGGATACGGGCTGGGCCTCTTCATCGATGAGCAGCGAGGACTCCGTCGGGTCCACCACGGCGGGGCCGACGTGTCCCACCGGTCCATGATCGTCTACTACCCCGAGCTCAACGCCGGCCTGACCGTCCAGTCGAATGCGTCGACGTTCAACAGTGGCGGTACTGCCTTCAGCCTCGGCGCGGCCTACTTCGGGGACGAGATGGAGCCCGCCGAAGAAGCGGACGTTCCAGAGGCTGAGGGCGAGTTCGATCTCGAGAGCTACGATCCGGCCGACTTCGAGCGGCTCTCAGGTTCCTATACCCTCGATCCAGCACCCCAGATGGTGGCTCGGGTCTGGTACGAGGACGGCACCTACTACGGGCAGCTCACCGGACAGCAGGCCCTGGAGATACGCCCCACCGGGCGAAACAGCTTCGAGTTCATTGAAGTGGCTGCCACCCTGGTATTCGAGGATGGCGAGCCCGCGCCGGGGATGACGTTGTACCAGAACGGCCAGGAGGTTCATGCCACGCGCGTCGAGGAGGACGAGTCTGAGGAGACGCCTGAGACGTGGGAGCCGACGGTGGCGGATCTCGAGGCCTTCGTGGGCCGATACTTCAGCGAAGAGGTCGAGACCTTCTACGACGTGGTCCTCGTGCACCCGGAGGAGGGCGAAGAGGCTGAGCCGTACCTCGAGTTTCGTCAGTTACG